From the Pseudomonas sp. SORT22 genome, one window contains:
- a CDS encoding OprD family porin, which translates to MGNKSTACFTGALALASCATANAVSQPAGGGFVEDSSLTVLSRNFYFNRDYRNGEQSPTGKAGYAEAWAQAFIARFESGYTEGTVGFGLDAHAMFALKLDSGDGRSGGRSSFDMLPVDRNGDTASNFSKLGGAIKARLFDTELKFGDVFPTTPVVHFGDSRLLPESFTGWTLENTSLAGLKVQGGRLHAMSQPLSSNNRDGFVTFYAGPVDSPWLGYFGGDYQATDNLSLSLYSSRLKDAWDQYYAGVSYKYPITRDLTGFTSFNYYKAKDEGQQLLGTFDNDIWSARVGVSYGAHTLALSHQRNQGDNDFDYLRQSDSIYLDNSIQYSDFNSPKERSWMLRYDLDMAAYGVPGLSFMSRYGRGSGIDYSDANGVYMRRDAEGNPLTGQKRWERDIEAKYVVQSGSLKDLSLRVRQATTRATAFESDLDEVRLIVEYPLSVL; encoded by the coding sequence ATGGGGAACAAATCCACAGCCTGTTTTACCGGCGCCCTGGCCCTGGCCAGTTGTGCGACCGCCAATGCCGTCAGCCAGCCCGCAGGCGGAGGCTTTGTCGAAGACAGCAGCCTGACGGTGCTCAGCCGTAACTTCTATTTCAACCGCGACTACCGTAACGGTGAGCAATCGCCTACCGGCAAGGCCGGTTACGCCGAAGCCTGGGCCCAGGCCTTTATCGCCCGCTTTGAGTCAGGTTACACCGAGGGCACGGTCGGCTTTGGCCTGGATGCCCACGCCATGTTCGCCCTCAAGCTCGACAGCGGCGATGGCCGCAGCGGCGGGCGCAGTTCGTTCGACATGCTGCCGGTGGACCGCAATGGCGATACCGCCAGCAACTTCAGCAAGCTCGGTGGCGCGATCAAGGCGCGTTTGTTCGACACCGAGCTCAAGTTCGGCGACGTGTTCCCGACCACCCCGGTGGTGCACTTCGGTGACTCGCGGCTGTTGCCGGAAAGCTTCACCGGCTGGACCCTGGAGAACACCAGCCTGGCTGGCCTGAAAGTGCAGGGCGGGCGCCTGCATGCCATGAGCCAGCCGCTGTCGAGCAACAACCGCGACGGTTTCGTGACTTTCTACGCCGGCCCCGTGGATTCGCCCTGGCTGGGCTATTTCGGCGGCGATTACCAGGCCACCGACAACCTCAGCCTGAGCCTCTACAGCAGCCGCCTGAAGGACGCCTGGGACCAGTACTACGCCGGAGTCAGCTACAAGTACCCGATCACCCGCGACCTCACCGGCTTTACCAGCTTCAACTACTACAAGGCCAAGGACGAGGGCCAGCAACTGCTCGGCACGTTTGACAACGACATCTGGAGCGCCCGCGTCGGTGTCAGCTACGGCGCCCACACCTTGGCCTTGTCGCACCAGCGCAACCAGGGTGACAACGATTTTGACTACCTGCGCCAGTCCGACTCGATCTACCTCGACAACTCGATCCAGTACAGCGACTTCAACTCGCCGAAAGAGCGCTCGTGGATGCTCCGTTACGACCTCGACATGGCCGCCTATGGCGTGCCGGGCCTGTCGTTCATGAGCCGCTACGGGCGCGGCAGCGGCATTGATTACTCCGATGCCAACGGCGTGTACATGCGCCGCGATGCCGAGGGCAACCCGCTGACCGGGCAGAAGCGCTGGGAGCGCGATATCGAGGCGAAGTATGTGGTGCAGTCCGGCAGCCTCAAGGACCTGTCGCTGCGCGTGCGCCAGGCCACGACCCGGGCCACGGCATTCGAATCGGACCTCGATGAGGTGCGCCTGATTGTCGAGTATCCGCTGAGCGTGCTGTAG
- the cmoB gene encoding tRNA 5-methoxyuridine(34)/uridine 5-oxyacetic acid(34) synthase CmoB, giving the protein MIDLSPLVRRLAGTPLAQWAQGLQAQLDAKMAKGHGDLERWQAALDALPVLEPTRIDLQNGLNLDCDCDDDTRARMQQALMGLSPWRKGPFDLFGVHVDTEWRSDWKWSRVAPHLDLKGKRVLDVGCGNGYYQWRMLGAGADSVIGVDPNWLFFCQFQAVQRYLPQLPAWHLPFALEDLPANLEGFDTVFSMGVFYHRRSPIEHLLALKDCLVKGGELVLETLVIEGDENQVLVPEDRYAQMRNVWFLPSVPALERWLRRAGFSDVRCVDVSTTSIEEQRSTEWMRYQSLSDFLDPDDHSRTIEGLPAPRRAVLVARK; this is encoded by the coding sequence ATGATTGATCTGTCCCCCTTGGTCCGCCGCTTGGCGGGCACCCCCCTGGCGCAATGGGCGCAAGGCCTGCAAGCGCAACTCGACGCCAAGATGGCAAAAGGTCATGGCGACCTGGAACGCTGGCAAGCGGCGCTGGATGCCTTGCCAGTGCTGGAACCCACGCGCATCGATCTGCAGAACGGCCTCAACCTCGATTGCGACTGCGACGACGACACCCGCGCGCGCATGCAGCAGGCACTGATGGGCCTGTCGCCGTGGCGCAAGGGGCCGTTCGACCTGTTCGGCGTGCACGTCGACACCGAATGGCGCTCGGACTGGAAGTGGTCGCGCGTCGCCCCGCACCTGGACCTCAAGGGCAAGCGGGTGCTGGATGTCGGTTGCGGTAATGGTTACTACCAGTGGCGCATGCTCGGCGCCGGAGCCGACAGCGTCATCGGCGTCGACCCCAACTGGCTGTTCTTCTGCCAGTTCCAGGCGGTGCAGCGCTACCTGCCGCAGCTGCCGGCCTGGCACCTGCCCTTCGCCCTGGAGGACCTGCCGGCCAACCTCGAAGGTTTCGACACGGTGTTCTCCATGGGCGTGTTCTACCATCGCCGCTCGCCCATCGAGCACCTGCTGGCGCTCAAGGACTGCCTGGTCAAGGGCGGTGAACTGGTGCTGGAAACCCTGGTGATCGAAGGTGACGAAAACCAGGTGCTGGTGCCGGAAGACCGCTACGCGCAAATGCGCAACGTCTGGTTCCTGCCATCGGTACCGGCCCTGGAGCGCTGGTTGCGCCGCGCCGGTTTCAGCGATGTGCGCTGCGTCGATGTCAGCACCACCAGCATCGAAGAACAACGCAGCACCGAGTGGATGCGCTATCAGTCGCTCAGCGACTTCCTCGACCCCGACGACCACAGCCGCACCATCGAAGGCCTGCCAGCGCCGCGCCGCGCCGTACTGGTGGCGCGCAAATAA
- the cmoA gene encoding carboxy-S-adenosyl-L-methionine synthase CmoA codes for MSKEPDRLFAQPLGQVPDFAFNEDVVRVFPDMIKRSVPGYPTIVENLGVLAAQFAQPSTALYDLGSSLGAVTQALRRHVRSDGCRVIAIDNSAAMVERCRQYLNAQDSMFQELLPVEVIEGDILALEFQPASVVAMNFTLQFIAPEQRLELLTRIRQALLPGGALILSEKLRFEDADEHALLTDLHVAFKRANGYSELEIAQKRSAIENVMKPDSLEEHRQRLLAAGFSKVVPWFQCLNFASLIALP; via the coding sequence GTGAGCAAAGAACCCGACCGCCTTTTCGCCCAGCCCCTTGGCCAGGTGCCCGACTTCGCCTTCAACGAAGACGTGGTGCGGGTGTTCCCGGACATGATCAAGCGTTCGGTGCCCGGTTACCCGACCATTGTCGAGAACCTCGGCGTGCTCGCCGCCCAGTTTGCCCAGCCCAGCACGGCCCTGTATGACCTGGGCAGCTCGCTCGGCGCGGTGACCCAGGCGCTGCGCCGGCATGTGCGTAGCGATGGTTGCCGGGTGATTGCCATCGACAACTCGGCGGCCATGGTCGAGCGCTGCCGGCAGTACCTCAATGCCCAGGACTCGATGTTCCAGGAGCTGTTGCCGGTCGAGGTGATCGAAGGCGACATCCTTGCCCTCGAGTTCCAGCCGGCCTCGGTGGTGGCGATGAACTTCACCCTGCAGTTCATCGCCCCCGAACAACGCCTGGAGCTGCTCACACGTATTCGCCAGGCGCTGCTGCCGGGCGGTGCGCTGATCCTTTCGGAGAAGCTGCGCTTCGAAGACGCTGATGAACACGCGCTGCTCACTGACCTGCACGTGGCCTTCAAGCGCGCCAATGGCTACAGCGAACTGGAAATTGCCCAGAAGCGCAGCGCCATCGAGAACGTGATGAAGCCCGACAGCCTCGAAGAACACCGCCAGCGCCTGCTGGCGGCTGGTTTCTCCAAGGTTGTGCCCTGGTTCCAATGCCTTAACTTTGCCTCGTTGATTGCCCTGCCATGA
- a CDS encoding protease inhibitor I42 family protein, whose amino-acid sequence MTAARLLVPLGLALLAACAQKPVHNVELDNQADCPLQLQNGQNLTLTLPSNPSTGYRWLVQNPAAGILRSLGPEVYSHPEDAAIVGSAGQSVWRFQAQGAGEGHLLLVYQQPWAPEVRPVQTFDCAITVK is encoded by the coding sequence ATGACTGCCGCCCGCCTGCTCGTTCCCCTGGGCCTTGCCCTGCTAGCTGCCTGCGCACAAAAACCTGTGCACAACGTCGAACTGGACAACCAGGCCGACTGCCCGCTGCAACTGCAAAACGGCCAGAACCTCACCCTGACCCTACCGAGCAACCCCAGCACCGGCTATCGCTGGCTGGTGCAGAACCCGGCCGCAGGCATCCTGCGTAGCCTCGGCCCCGAGGTCTACAGCCACCCGGAAGATGCCGCCATCGTCGGTAGCGCCGGGCAATCGGTGTGGCGTTTCCAGGCCCAGGGCGCCGGTGAAGGCCATCTGCTGTTGGTCTACCAGCAACCCTGGGCCCCGGAAGTGCGCCCGGTGCAGACCTTCGACTGCGCAATCACGGTCAAGTAG
- the lon gene encoding endopeptidase La → MSDQQDLPERPEENAEVEHLEAAENSGHNLALPGQQLPDKVYIIPIHNRPFFPAQVLPVIVNEEPWAETLDLVAKTPHHSLALFFMDTPPEDHRHFDTSALPLYGTLVKVHHASRENGKLQFVAQGLTRVRIRTWLKHHRPPYLVEVEYPHQPSEPTDEVKAYGMALINAIKELLPLNPLYSEELKNYLNRFSPNDPSPLTDFAAALTSATGNQLQEVLDCVPMLKRMEKVLPMLRKEVEVAHLQNEISAEVNRQIGEHQREFFLKEQLKVIQQELGLTKDDRSADLEQFEQRLQGKTLPAAAQKRIDEELGKLSILETGSPEYAVTRNYLDWATALPWGVYGKDKLDLKHARKVLDQHHAGLDDIKERILEFLAVGAYKGEISGSIVLLVGPPGVGKTSIGKSIAESLGRPFYRFSVGGMRDEAEIKGHRRTYIGAQPGKLVQALKDVEVMNPVIMLDEIDKMGQSYQGDPASALLETLDPEQNVDFLDHYLDLRLDLSKVLFVCTANTLDSIPGPLLDRMEVIRLSGYITEEKLAIAKRHLWPKQLQKAGVAKTSLSISDSALRTVIEGYAREAGVRQLEKQLGKLVRKAVVQLLEDPEKKIKIGPKDLETSLGMPVFRSEQVLTGKGVITGLAWTSMGGATLPIEATRIHTLNRGFKLTGQLGEVMKESAEIAYSYVSANLKQYGGDPSFFNEAFIHLHVPEGATPKDGPSAGVTMASALLSLARDQAPKKGVAMTGELTLTGKVLPIGGVREKVIAARRQKIFELILPEANRGDFEELPDYLKEGLSVHFAKRFSDVAKVLF, encoded by the coding sequence ATGAGCGATCAGCAGGATCTACCGGAACGTCCCGAGGAAAACGCCGAAGTCGAGCATCTCGAAGCCGCCGAAAACAGCGGCCATAACCTTGCTTTGCCGGGCCAACAGCTGCCGGACAAGGTCTATATCATCCCGATCCACAACCGCCCGTTCTTCCCCGCGCAAGTATTGCCGGTGATCGTCAACGAAGAACCCTGGGCCGAAACCCTGGACCTGGTCGCCAAGACCCCGCACCACTCCCTGGCCCTGTTCTTCATGGACACGCCGCCGGAAGACCACCGTCATTTCGACACCTCGGCCCTGCCGCTGTACGGCACCCTGGTCAAGGTTCACCACGCCAGCCGCGAGAACGGCAAGCTGCAGTTCGTCGCCCAGGGCCTGACCCGGGTGCGCATCCGTACCTGGCTCAAGCACCATCGCCCGCCCTACCTGGTCGAGGTCGAGTACCCGCATCAACCCAGCGAGCCGACCGACGAGGTCAAGGCCTACGGCATGGCCCTGATCAACGCGATCAAGGAGCTGCTGCCGCTCAACCCGCTGTACAGCGAAGAGCTGAAGAACTACCTCAACCGCTTCAGTCCCAACGATCCGTCGCCGCTGACCGACTTTGCCGCGGCGCTGACCTCGGCCACCGGCAATCAGCTGCAGGAAGTGCTCGACTGCGTACCGATGCTCAAGCGCATGGAAAAAGTCCTGCCGATGCTGCGTAAAGAGGTCGAAGTCGCGCACCTGCAGAACGAGATCTCCGCCGAGGTCAACCGGCAGATCGGCGAGCACCAGCGCGAGTTTTTCCTCAAGGAGCAGCTCAAGGTCATTCAGCAGGAGCTGGGCCTGACCAAGGACGACCGCAGTGCCGACCTCGAACAATTCGAGCAGCGCCTGCAAGGCAAGACCCTGCCCGCAGCCGCACAAAAGCGCATCGACGAAGAGCTAGGCAAGCTGTCGATCCTCGAGACCGGCTCGCCCGAGTACGCCGTCACCCGCAACTACCTGGACTGGGCCACCGCCCTGCCCTGGGGTGTCTACGGCAAGGACAAGCTCGACCTCAAGCACGCGCGCAAGGTGCTCGACCAGCATCACGCCGGCCTCGATGACATCAAGGAACGCATCCTCGAGTTCCTCGCCGTGGGTGCCTACAAAGGCGAGATCAGCGGCTCCATCGTGCTGTTGGTAGGCCCGCCGGGGGTTGGCAAGACCAGCATCGGCAAGTCGATTGCCGAATCCCTGGGCCGACCGTTCTACCGTTTCAGCGTCGGCGGTATGCGCGACGAGGCCGAGATCAAGGGCCATCGCCGCACCTACATCGGCGCCCAGCCGGGCAAACTGGTGCAGGCGCTGAAAGACGTCGAGGTGATGAACCCGGTGATCATGCTCGACGAGATCGACAAGATGGGCCAGAGCTACCAGGGCGACCCGGCCTCGGCGCTGCTGGAAACCCTCGACCCGGAGCAGAACGTCGACTTCCTCGACCATTACCTGGACCTGCGCCTGGACCTGTCCAAGGTGCTGTTCGTGTGCACCGCCAACACCCTCGACTCGATCCCCGGGCCGTTGCTCGACCGCATGGAAGTGATCCGCCTGTCCGGCTATATCACTGAAGAAAAACTGGCCATCGCCAAGCGCCACCTGTGGCCCAAGCAGTTGCAAAAGGCCGGGGTGGCCAAGACCAGCCTGAGCATCAGCGACAGCGCCTTGCGCACGGTGATCGAGGGTTATGCCCGCGAAGCCGGGGTACGCCAGCTGGAAAAACAGCTGGGCAAGCTGGTGCGCAAGGCCGTGGTGCAACTGCTCGAAGATCCCGAGAAAAAGATCAAGATCGGCCCCAAGGACCTCGAAACGTCACTGGGCATGCCGGTGTTTCGCAGCGAACAGGTGCTGACCGGCAAAGGCGTGATCACCGGCCTTGCCTGGACCAGCATGGGCGGCGCCACCCTGCCGATCGAGGCGACGCGCATCCACACCCTCAATCGTGGTTTCAAGCTCACCGGCCAGTTGGGTGAGGTGATGAAAGAGTCCGCTGAAATTGCCTACAGCTACGTCAGCGCCAACCTCAAGCAATATGGCGGTGATCCGAGCTTCTTCAACGAGGCCTTCATTCATCTGCACGTACCCGAAGGCGCCACGCCCAAGGACGGCCCCAGCGCCGGGGTGACCATGGCCAGTGCGCTGCTGTCGCTGGCGCGCGACCAGGCGCCGAAGAAAGGCGTGGCCATGACCGGCGAGCTGACCCTGACCGGCAAGGTCCTGCCGATTGGCGGGGTGCGCGAGAAGGTGATTGCGGCGCGGCGGCAGAAAATTTTCGAGCTGATCCTGCCGGAAGCCAACCGCGGTGATTTCGAAGAATTGCCGGATTACCTCAAGGAGGGTTTGAGCGTGCACTTTGCCAAGCGCTTCAGTGATGTGGCGAAGGTGCTGTTCTAA